The proteins below are encoded in one region of Candidatus Binatia bacterium:
- a CDS encoding PPOX class F420-dependent oxidoreductase — MAKTELADETYVSLETFKRDGTGVKTPVWAAPLDGTMVIFTEGSSYKVKRVRQNPKVRVAACDARGGGARDWVPGTCEVVPAGEHEDRAYQALRAKYGWQMTTVDFFSWLFGRIDGRVVLAVKLDEAAS; from the coding sequence GTGGCGAAGACCGAGCTGGCTGACGAGACGTACGTAAGTCTGGAGACCTTCAAGCGGGACGGCACCGGGGTGAAGACGCCCGTGTGGGCCGCGCCACTCGACGGCACCATGGTGATCTTCACTGAAGGCTCGTCCTACAAGGTGAAGCGCGTGCGTCAGAATCCGAAGGTGCGGGTGGCTGCGTGCGATGCACGGGGAGGCGGTGCACGGGACTGGGTTCCGGGGACGTGCGAGGTCGTTCCTGCGGGAGAGCACGAGGACCGGGCGTACCAAGCGTTACGTGCGAAGTACGGTTGGCAGATGACCACCGTCGACTTCTTCTCGTGGCTCTTCGGGCGGATCGACGGTCGCGTCGTCCTCGCGGTCAAACTCGACGAGGCCGCTTCCTAG
- a CDS encoding prenyltransferase produces MLNFAMWGKALTVMPRITKEDWAGLDLVSRWLIATRSAVIVMTFTSAAFAGLLAAKVGQFDGLLFGLCALGLCLAHATNNLVNDLTDYWKGVDEGNYFRTQYGPQTVQDGFLSVRGLMTYAIVTGLAALAVGVYLVVLRGEVVLWLLGSGAFFVLFYTWPLKYIGLGEPAVLAVWGPLMVGGTYYVITGEWSNNVAVASIAYALGPTAVLFGKHIDKLPADAEKGIHTLPVILGDQLSRYAVMGMLFAQLGVISYLVWIGYFSVTMLLCFGAAPSLKRVWQIYKEPRPEAPPPELPAGVWPLWYVAITFWYNRRLGMLFLIGLAADIVISRVL; encoded by the coding sequence ATGTTGAATTTCGCCATGTGGGGCAAGGCGCTCACCGTCATGCCTCGTATCACCAAGGAAGATTGGGCCGGTCTCGACCTCGTCTCGAGGTGGCTCATCGCCACGCGCTCGGCCGTGATCGTGATGACCTTCACGTCGGCTGCCTTCGCGGGACTGCTCGCCGCAAAGGTCGGCCAGTTCGACGGCCTCTTGTTCGGCCTGTGCGCGCTGGGCCTCTGCCTGGCGCACGCGACGAACAACCTCGTGAACGACCTGACGGACTATTGGAAAGGCGTCGACGAAGGGAACTACTTCCGCACGCAGTACGGTCCGCAGACCGTACAAGACGGCTTCCTCTCTGTCCGTGGACTCATGACGTACGCGATCGTCACCGGCCTCGCGGCTCTCGCCGTCGGCGTGTACCTCGTCGTGCTCCGCGGTGAGGTCGTCTTGTGGCTGCTGGGCTCGGGCGCGTTCTTCGTTTTGTTCTACACCTGGCCGCTCAAGTACATCGGCCTGGGCGAGCCCGCGGTGCTCGCCGTGTGGGGACCGCTGATGGTCGGCGGCACATACTACGTGATTACGGGAGAGTGGAGCAACAACGTCGCCGTCGCGAGCATCGCCTACGCACTCGGCCCGACGGCGGTGCTGTTCGGCAAGCACATCGACAAACTCCCCGCCGACGCTGAGAAAGGCATTCACACGCTGCCCGTGATCCTGGGCGACCAGCTCTCGCGCTACGCCGTGATGGGAATGCTGTTCGCACAGCTCGGGGTCATCTCGTACCTCGTGTGGATCGGGTACTTCAGCGTCACGATGCTGCTGTGCTTCGGTGCGGCGCCGTCCCTCAAGCGCGTCTGGCAGATATACAAAGAGCCGCGCCCGGAAGCACCGCCGCCCGAGTTGCCCGCGGGCGTGTGGCCGCTTTGGTACGTCGCGATCACTTTTTGGTACAACCGCCGCCTCGGCATGCTGTTCCTGATCGGCCTCGCGGCCGACATCGTGATCTCGCGCGTTCTCTAG